From Anopheles darlingi chromosome 2, idAnoDarlMG_H_01, whole genome shotgun sequence, the proteins below share one genomic window:
- the LOC125949407 gene encoding motor neuron and pancreas homeobox protein 1-like, with protein sequence MKQCKQCNHSGTEHDHTKHGCQGRRSSLQHRPSVSITASNTTATTTTSTTSTTSSTMKTVPGNTATTATKSSTTTSSSSSSSRDGKETEMKLDVRAASELKPAKGQPPYHHHHYPYGHHHHPLVTAAAAAAAAAGAGKLVPGGKLVGPGVDSFSALQLLPPHLRDVVLAAHLLRGKHHARVLSSSSTRCGGNHHRAPVCGRWPIALRHRPQDASLDATQQINFINSTTTTTVRFFFVD encoded by the exons ATGAAACAATGCAAACAGTGCAACCACAGTGGAACGGAACACGATCACACTAAACATGGTTGTCAGGGCCGAAGATCATCACTACAGCACCGGCCATCAGTCTCGATAACAGCGAGCaacaccacagcaacaacaacaaccagcaccaccagcaccacctcttCGACGATGAAAACGGTCCCGGGCAACACGGCCACAACCGCCACCAAATCCTcgacaaccaccagcagcagcagcagttcgtcgAGGGATGGCAAAGAGACCGAGATGAAGCTCGATGTCCGGGCCGCGAGCGAGCTGAAACCTGCGAAAGGCCAaccaccgtaccaccatcaccactatccgtacggccatcatcaccatccgctggtgacggcggcagcggcagcggccgcagcagccggtgcTGGCAAGCTGGTGCCTGGCGGCAAGCTGGTCGGTCCAGGGGTGGACTCGTTCTCGGCCCTGCAGCTACTACCGCCGCACCTACGGGATGTGGTTCTGGCGGCGCATCTTCTACGAG GTAAGCATCATGCGCGagtattatcatcatcatctacgagATGCGgtggcaaccaccaccgcgcccCGGTGTGcggccgatggccgattgcGCTACGGCACAGGCCTCAGGATGCCTCATTAGACGCGACGCAACAAATCAACTTTATcaactcgaccaccaccacaacggtTCGCTTTTTCTTCGTCGACTAA